One window from the genome of Sphingomicrobium arenosum encodes:
- a CDS encoding pirin family protein: MIDIRPFASLGHANHGWLNARHHFSFANYHDPSRMGWGPIRVWNDDEIAAKSGFPPHPHRDMEIITYVRTGAITHQDSMGNKGRTGAGDVQVMSAGRGVMHAEYNLEDEQTTLFQIWIETGKPNADPAWGQMPFPKEERDGAFQLLASGDPDDGALSFNADAKVLGATLPAGKSLEYKADKSRYLYLVPSGEVTVNGHSAKGRDGVAVHDEEKLVIHAGEQDVELVLVDAA, translated from the coding sequence ATGATCGACATCCGACCCTTCGCCTCATTGGGCCATGCGAACCATGGCTGGCTCAATGCCCGTCACCATTTCAGCTTTGCCAATTATCACGATCCCAGCCGCATGGGCTGGGGGCCCATCCGCGTGTGGAACGACGACGAGATCGCCGCCAAGTCCGGCTTTCCGCCGCATCCGCACCGCGACATGGAGATCATTACCTATGTCCGCACCGGCGCCATCACCCATCAGGATTCGATGGGCAACAAGGGCCGCACCGGCGCGGGCGACGTGCAGGTGATGAGCGCGGGGCGCGGCGTGATGCACGCCGAGTATAACCTCGAGGACGAACAGACGACGCTGTTCCAGATCTGGATCGAAACGGGCAAGCCGAACGCCGATCCGGCCTGGGGACAGATGCCCTTCCCCAAGGAAGAGCGCGACGGCGCCTTCCAGTTGCTGGCATCGGGTGATCCCGACGATGGAGCGTTGTCCTTCAACGCCGATGCCAAGGTGTTGGGGGCGACGCTGCCGGCCGGCAAGAGCCTCGAATATAAGGCCGACAAGTCGCGCTATCTCTACCTCGTTCCCTCGGGCGAGGTGACGGTCAACGGCCATTCAGCAAAAGGCCGCGATGGTGTCGCCGTCCATGATGAAGAGAAACTGGTCATCCACGCGGGAGAACAGGACGTCGAACTGGTGCTGGTCGACGCCGCCTAA
- a CDS encoding gamma carbonic anhydrase family protein has translation MTLYALGDKRPQLADGAWAAPSADLIGDVRLGARASVWFGAVIRADNTPIILGPETNFQDGAIGHSDPDAPLTIGARVTVGHQAILHGCTVEDDCLIGMGARILNHAVIGKGSIVGAGALVTEGKVFPERSLIVGAPARAVRTLDEEAARLLEASAKLYAEKAAVYAAELKPL, from the coding sequence ATGACGCTTTATGCTCTTGGCGACAAACGCCCGCAGCTTGCCGACGGCGCCTGGGCGGCGCCCTCGGCCGATCTTATCGGCGACGTGCGGCTGGGCGCGCGGGCGAGCGTGTGGTTCGGGGCGGTGATCCGCGCCGACAATACGCCCATCATCCTTGGGCCGGAGACGAACTTTCAGGACGGAGCGATCGGCCATTCGGATCCCGACGCGCCGCTGACCATCGGGGCGCGGGTGACGGTCGGGCACCAGGCGATCCTTCATGGCTGCACTGTCGAGGACGATTGTCTCATCGGCATGGGCGCGCGCATCCTCAACCATGCGGTGATCGGCAAGGGCTCGATCGTCGGCGCAGGCGCGTTGGTCACCGAGGGAAAGGTCTTTCCCGAACGCTCGCTGATCGTTGGCGCACCGGCGCGCGCAGTTCGGACCCTCGACGAGGAAGCGGCGCGGCTGCTCGAGGCGTCGGCGAAGCTCTATGCGGAAAAGGCGGCGGTCTATGCGGCGGAGTTGAAGCCGCTCTGA
- a CDS encoding PAS domain-containing hybrid sensor histidine kinase/response regulator, with protein MKVKGNLWAIGAIGLIYLAARLAGFGIIATACFVALLLFFALRQAQAARAASGQADELTKVAEHRRLAIEELNEANRLLLMTEATANVGHWLVDLEEEEIYWSDETCRIHGVPVGTSPDLQSALDVYHPDDREAIADLVDGAFTKGEDYRFTARMIRADGEVRTVEAIAKVEVNDEGRPVQMFGVFRDRTDELARQKELKDALHAAKHAAAAKSAFLANMSHEIRTPMNGVLGFTDLLLAEPLDDKQRGYVQLISDSGRSMLALLNDILDISKIEAGRLELAREPVDLRAKMASCAEIMRAAAHGKGLEIDVVCDPDIPAFIEGDRLRVRQVLLNLIGNAVKFTKTGGVRLEAHRRGGEEGADDRLEIAVIDSGIGIPPHRQKQIFETFGQAEATTARDFGGSGLGLAISRRLADAMGGKLRVESEEGVGSTFTIALPLREIASPEDAVAPPPETVGRFDNVRLLVVEDNAVNQMLSQAMCEKLGVECDMAEDGLAAIEAIELMASEGRLYDLVLMDLQMPRLGGIEATRRLRGSGYDAARLPIVALTANAFSEDVERCLEAGMQAHLTKPVKLEQLEAMIAQHLPASRGKVMAMEA; from the coding sequence ATGAAGGTGAAGGGCAATCTGTGGGCGATCGGGGCCATCGGCCTGATCTATCTTGCCGCGCGGCTGGCGGGGTTCGGGATCATCGCGACCGCCTGTTTCGTCGCGCTGCTGCTGTTCTTCGCGCTGCGCCAAGCGCAGGCGGCGCGCGCGGCGAGCGGGCAGGCCGATGAATTGACCAAGGTCGCCGAACATCGCCGCCTCGCCATCGAGGAGTTGAACGAAGCCAACCGCCTCCTCCTGATGACCGAGGCGACCGCCAACGTGGGCCATTGGCTGGTCGATCTTGAGGAAGAGGAAATCTATTGGTCGGACGAGACCTGCCGCATCCACGGGGTGCCCGTCGGCACCAGTCCCGATCTCCAAAGTGCGCTCGACGTCTATCACCCCGACGACCGCGAGGCGATCGCCGACCTCGTCGATGGGGCATTCACCAAGGGGGAGGATTATCGCTTTACCGCCCGGATGATCCGCGCCGACGGAGAGGTGCGTACGGTGGAGGCGATTGCGAAGGTGGAGGTGAATGACGAGGGCCGCCCCGTCCAGATGTTCGGGGTGTTTCGCGATCGCACCGACGAGCTCGCCAGACAGAAGGAGCTGAAGGACGCGCTCCATGCCGCCAAACATGCGGCGGCGGCCAAGAGCGCCTTTCTCGCCAACATGAGTCACGAGATCAGGACGCCGATGAACGGCGTGTTGGGTTTCACCGACCTGCTGCTCGCCGAACCGCTCGACGACAAGCAGCGCGGCTATGTCCAGCTGATCAGCGACAGCGGGCGGTCGATGCTGGCGCTCCTCAACGATATTCTCGACATTTCCAAGATCGAGGCGGGGCGGCTCGAACTGGCGCGCGAGCCCGTCGACCTGCGCGCCAAGATGGCGAGCTGTGCCGAGATCATGCGCGCTGCCGCGCACGGCAAGGGGCTGGAGATCGATGTCGTCTGCGATCCCGACATTCCGGCTTTCATCGAGGGGGACCGGCTGCGCGTGCGGCAGGTGTTGCTCAATCTGATCGGCAATGCGGTGAAGTTCACCAAGACGGGTGGCGTGCGGCTGGAAGCGCATCGTCGCGGCGGCGAGGAGGGCGCGGACGACCGGTTGGAGATCGCGGTGATCGACAGCGGCATCGGCATCCCGCCGCACCGCCAGAAACAGATTTTCGAGACCTTCGGCCAGGCCGAGGCGACGACCGCGCGCGATTTCGGCGGGTCGGGGCTGGGACTGGCGATCAGTCGCAGGCTCGCCGATGCGATGGGCGGCAAGCTGCGCGTCGAGAGCGAGGAGGGCGTTGGCTCGACCTTCACCATCGCCCTGCCGCTGCGCGAGATCGCATCGCCCGAGGATGCCGTCGCGCCGCCGCCGGAAACGGTCGGGCGGTTCGATAATGTCCGGTTGCTGGTGGTCGAGGACAATGCGGTCAACCAGATGCTGAGCCAGGCCATGTGCGAGAAACTGGGGGTCGAATGCGACATGGCCGAGGACGGGCTGGCGGCGATCGAGGCGATCGAATTGATGGCGAGCGAGGGGCGGCTCTATGATCTCGTACTGATGGACTTGCAGATGCCGCGCCTCGGCGGGATCGAGGCGACGCGGCGGCTGCGCGGCTCGGGCTATGATGCGGCCCGGCTGCCGATCGTCGCGCTCACTGCCAATGCCTTTTCCGAGGATGTCGAGCGCTGTCTCGAGGCGGGGATGCAGGCGCATCTGACCAAGCCCGTGAAGCTCGAGCAGCTGGAGGCGATGATCGCCCAGCATTTGCCCGCCTCGCGCGGCAAGGTGATGGCGATGGAGGCCTGA
- a CDS encoding PilZ domain-containing protein, whose protein sequence is MNAQVPINETRRAERVALDAEVRSRHAGGKPYPTSIRNLSPGGCCIELPYKADLGERLWVTLPGLQPIEAEVCWADTYLAGCAFKTPLYPAVFDHLRARIAS, encoded by the coding sequence ATGAATGCTCAGGTCCCGATCAATGAAACACGCCGTGCCGAGCGCGTCGCGCTCGACGCCGAGGTGCGCTCGCGCCATGCCGGGGGCAAGCCCTATCCCACCTCGATCCGCAACCTCTCGCCGGGCGGCTGCTGCATCGAACTGCCCTACAAGGCCGACCTCGGCGAACGACTGTGGGTCACGCTCCCGGGCTTGCAGCCGATCGAGGCCGAGGTGTGCTGGGCCGACACCTATCTTGCCGGCTGCGCCTTCAAGACGCCGCTCTACCCCGCCGTGTTCGACCATCTGCGCGCCCGCATCGCGTCCTGA
- a CDS encoding complex I NDUFA9 subunit family protein, with product MTSDPTAPKIITLIGGGGFIGRYAAEALLRHNVRLRIAERNPKSAHTLQPLSRVGQIALLPANLEKPETIAAAVAGADAVVNLVGTFDTNKQEALHVDGAGDAARLAAEAGASAFVQISALGADLEGPSHYAETKAKGEIAVRAAFPHATILRPSTVFGAEDEFTNRFAGMMDLPATPIMAPDTRFQPVFVRDLGEAIARAALDPATHGGKTYEVAGPDAMSMRELNHQIADMAGRDPKFIELPRVMGDMISSLGFLPGAPITKDQWLLLQRDNVATGEHPTLADMGITPTPMGSVAPNWLERFTPGGRFGRAARQA from the coding sequence GTGACGTCCGATCCGACCGCCCCCAAGATCATCACGCTTATCGGTGGAGGCGGCTTCATCGGCCGCTATGCCGCCGAGGCGCTCTTGCGCCACAATGTCCGGCTGCGCATCGCCGAGCGCAATCCCAAGAGCGCGCATACGCTCCAACCCCTGTCGCGCGTCGGCCAGATCGCGCTCCTGCCCGCCAACCTTGAAAAGCCGGAGACGATCGCAGCGGCGGTCGCGGGCGCCGATGCGGTCGTCAACCTCGTCGGCACCTTCGACACGAACAAGCAGGAAGCGCTCCACGTCGATGGGGCGGGCGATGCCGCGCGCCTCGCCGCCGAGGCCGGGGCCAGCGCCTTCGTCCAGATCAGCGCCTTGGGCGCCGATCTCGAAGGGCCGAGCCACTATGCCGAGACCAAGGCGAAGGGCGAGATCGCGGTGCGCGCCGCCTTCCCCCATGCCACGATCCTGCGCCCCTCGACCGTGTTCGGCGCCGAGGACGAATTCACCAACCGCTTCGCCGGCATGATGGACCTGCCCGCCACCCCCATCATGGCCCCCGACACGCGCTTCCAGCCGGTGTTCGTGCGCGACCTTGGCGAAGCCATCGCCCGCGCCGCGCTCGATCCCGCGACCCATGGCGGCAAGACCTACGAGGTCGCCGGCCCCGACGCGATGAGCATGCGCGAGCTCAATCACCAGATTGCCGACATGGCGGGCCGCGATCCCAAGTTCATCGAACTGCCCCGCGTCATGGGCGACATGATCTCGAGCCTCGGCTTCCTGCCCGGCGCGCCGATCACCAAGGACCAGTGGCTCTTGCTCCAGCGCGACAATGTCGCGACCGGCGAGCACCCCACCCTCGCGGACATGGGCATCACGCCGACGCCGATGGGCTCGGTGGCGCCCAACTGGCTCGAGCGCTTCACCCCCGGTGGCCGCTTCGGCCGCGCCGCGCGCCAGGCCTAG
- a CDS encoding undecaprenyl-diphosphate phosphatase, which produces MSTTLLVLILGIVEGLTEYLPVSSTGHLILATELLGFDAAEWAVFNIAIQPGAILAVVVLYWKTFWGVLKGMFEGSKHAWDFTRNLLVAFFPAVALGLAFGDQIDNLLENAVVVAWALIIGGFAILAVEKLANPPARPDIPEDQVGGAVATMSFRKSLTVGLVQCLAMIPGVSRSGATIMGAMALGIDRKTAAEFSFFLAVPTLSGATVYSLYKARDELVADDLAMIGWGALVSFIVAYIVVKAFIAIVTKIGFAPFAWYRIIVGVAALFWLGAI; this is translated from the coding sequence ATGTCCACCACCCTGCTCGTGCTCATCCTCGGCATCGTCGAGGGGCTGACCGAATATCTGCCCGTCTCCTCGACCGGCCATCTCATCCTCGCGACCGAGCTCCTCGGCTTCGACGCTGCCGAATGGGCGGTGTTCAACATCGCAATTCAGCCCGGCGCGATCCTCGCGGTGGTGGTGCTCTACTGGAAGACCTTCTGGGGCGTCTTGAAGGGCATGTTCGAGGGTTCGAAACATGCGTGGGACTTCACCCGCAACCTGCTCGTCGCCTTCTTCCCCGCGGTCGCATTGGGCCTCGCTTTTGGCGACCAGATCGACAACCTCCTCGAAAATGCCGTCGTCGTCGCCTGGGCGCTGATCATCGGCGGTTTCGCCATCCTCGCGGTGGAAAAGCTCGCCAACCCGCCCGCGCGTCCCGACATTCCCGAGGACCAGGTCGGCGGCGCGGTCGCCACCATGAGCTTCAGGAAATCGCTGACCGTCGGCCTTGTCCAGTGCCTCGCCATGATCCCCGGGGTCAGCCGGTCGGGCGCCACCATCATGGGCGCGATGGCGCTCGGCATCGATCGCAAGACCGCCGCCGAGTTCAGCTTCTTCCTCGCCGTGCCCACGCTGTCGGGCGCGACCGTCTACTCGCTCTACAAGGCGCGCGACGAGCTGGTCGCCGACGATCTCGCCATGATCGGCTGGGGCGCGCTCGTCAGTTTCATCGTGGCTTATATTGTCGTTAAGGCCTTTATCGCCATCGTCACGAAAATCGGTTTTGCACCATTCGCATGGTACCGTATCATCGTCGGCGTCGCCGCCCTCTTCTGGCTCGGCGCCATCTAG
- a CDS encoding DUF2059 domain-containing protein, producing the protein MKKLFALSASALALTLASPAVAAEAQVETVELAPSAAKIDLARGAVDMIWPAGNTEYLVDYLVGPYADHLLYTPIPQLAEEYGVVESFQSIVVALKALDEDMGDELDLDGLDEMTPEQIEATANMMLAMLGDKSIATMIANEDEHFDERLSILRDVLDKELPPIAAAFDAPMRDAFARVFAKQYSEAELMELAAFADTPTGQKFARNYMMIGFQPEYYLGFMEAIPAMIPTLVPLGETLEARMAHLPPMFPEPTPWCEDLSEEELADDVECIDSHEMEAAAEAMEEDPDLKPAD; encoded by the coding sequence ATGAAGAAGCTTTTCGCCCTGAGCGCCAGTGCGCTCGCCCTGACCCTTGCCAGCCCGGCGGTGGCCGCCGAAGCACAGGTCGAGACCGTCGAGCTCGCGCCTAGCGCCGCCAAGATCGACCTTGCGCGCGGCGCGGTCGACATGATCTGGCCCGCCGGCAATACCGAATATCTGGTCGACTATCTCGTCGGCCCTTATGCCGATCACCTGCTCTACACCCCCATCCCGCAGCTCGCCGAGGAATATGGCGTGGTCGAGAGCTTCCAGTCGATCGTCGTCGCCCTGAAGGCGCTCGATGAAGACATGGGCGACGAACTCGACCTCGACGGCTTGGATGAAATGACGCCCGAGCAGATCGAGGCGACCGCTAACATGATGCTCGCCATGCTGGGCGACAAGTCGATCGCCACCATGATCGCCAACGAGGACGAGCATTTCGACGAGCGCCTGTCGATCCTGCGCGACGTGCTCGACAAGGAATTGCCGCCCATCGCCGCCGCCTTCGATGCGCCGATGCGCGACGCCTTCGCCCGAGTCTTTGCCAAGCAGTATAGCGAGGCCGAGCTCATGGAACTGGCCGCCTTCGCCGACACGCCGACCGGCCAGAAATTCGCGCGCAACTACATGATGATCGGGTTCCAGCCCGAATATTATCTCGGCTTCATGGAAGCCATCCCGGCGATGATCCCGACGCTCGTCCCGCTCGGCGAGACGTTGGAAGCGCGCATGGCGCACCTCCCGCCGATGTTCCCCGAACCCACCCCGTGGTGCGAGGATCTCAGCGAAGAGGAACTGGCCGATGACGTCGAATGCATCGACAGCCACGAGATGGAAGCCGCTGCCGAGGCGATGGAAGAAGACCCGGACCTCAAGCCGGCCGACTAA
- a CDS encoding glutathione S-transferase family protein has protein sequence MLQLFQFPLCAHGRKVRLVLGEKGVPHELVREYPWERRDEFLDMSPAGETPVLVDPARGHVLTGAQVICEFVEETTEKMGMLQGGPVQRAEIRRLADWFDRKFFADVTAPLLEERMLKRLVTRASPDTVRLRDAMRAANGHLDYMDYLLDHRRWLGGPSLSLADFSAAAQLSVVDYLGALDWRGHEQSKNWYAVMKSRPCFRPLLGERMEGLAPPAHYDKVDF, from the coding sequence ATGTTGCAGCTCTTCCAATTCCCCCTCTGTGCCCACGGCCGCAAGGTCCGCCTCGTGCTGGGCGAGAAAGGCGTGCCCCACGAACTGGTGCGCGAATATCCGTGGGAGCGCCGCGACGAATTCCTCGACATGAGCCCGGCGGGCGAGACCCCCGTCCTCGTCGATCCGGCGCGTGGCCACGTCCTTACCGGCGCGCAGGTCATCTGCGAGTTCGTCGAGGAAACCACCGAGAAGATGGGCATGCTGCAGGGCGGCCCCGTCCAGCGCGCCGAAATCCGCCGCCTCGCCGACTGGTTCGACCGCAAGTTCTTCGCCGACGTCACCGCGCCGCTCCTCGAAGAACGGATGCTCAAGCGCCTCGTCACTCGCGCCAGCCCCGACACCGTACGGCTGCGCGATGCCATGCGCGCGGCCAACGGGCATCTCGACTACATGGACTATCTGCTCGACCATCGCCGCTGGCTCGGCGGCCCGAGTTTGAGCCTCGCCGACTTCTCGGCCGCCGCGCAATTGTCGGTCGTCGACTATCTCGGCGCGCTCGACTGGCGCGGGCACGAGCAGTCGAAGAACTGGTATGCGGTGATGAAGTCGCGCCCCTGCTTCCGTCCGCTATTGGGCGAGCGCATGGAAGGGCTGGCCCCGCCCGCGCACTATGACAAGGTGGACTTTTAG
- the ubiG gene encoding bifunctional 2-polyprenyl-6-hydroxyphenol methylase/3-demethylubiquinol 3-O-methyltransferase UbiG — MAKTSILASEAAHFGSMAGDWWDPKGASAMLHKLNPVRLGFVREQLDRHFGLDECDFSPLSGKSAMDVGCGAGLLAEPLARLGAEVTGVDAAEPLIEAARVHAAGQGLAIDYVAGEVADVDKQFDLVTAMEVIEHVADPRDFLATLVSKLADGGLLILSTPNKTPLSRLLTITLAEGTGRIPKGTHDYDMFIPPEELTAMLEGLGMEVIETKGIAFSPSKGLHLSEDLKLNYLMSARKA; from the coding sequence ATGGCGAAGACAAGCATCCTGGCCTCGGAGGCCGCGCATTTCGGGTCGATGGCTGGCGACTGGTGGGACCCCAAGGGGGCGTCCGCCATGCTCCACAAGCTCAATCCCGTGCGATTGGGGTTCGTGCGCGAACAGCTCGACCGGCACTTCGGCTTGGACGAGTGCGATTTCTCGCCGCTGTCGGGAAAAAGCGCGATGGACGTCGGCTGCGGCGCCGGGCTGCTCGCCGAGCCGTTGGCGCGGCTGGGGGCCGAGGTGACCGGGGTCGATGCCGCCGAGCCGCTGATCGAGGCGGCGCGGGTCCATGCGGCAGGGCAGGGGCTGGCCATCGACTATGTCGCGGGCGAAGTGGCGGACGTGGACAAGCAGTTCGACCTCGTCACCGCGATGGAGGTGATCGAACATGTCGCCGACCCTCGCGATTTCCTTGCGACGCTGGTGTCGAAGCTGGCGGACGGCGGGCTCCTGATCCTGTCGACGCCCAACAAGACGCCGCTGTCGAGGCTGCTGACGATCACGCTGGCCGAGGGCACGGGGCGTATCCCCAAGGGCACGCACGACTATGACATGTTCATCCCGCCCGAAGAGCTGACCGCGATGCTCGAGGGGCTGGGGATGGAGGTGATCGAGACGAAGGGCATCGCCTTTTCGCCGTCGAAAGGGCTGCATTTGAGCGAGGATCTGAAGCTCAATTATCTGATGAGCGCGCGAAAGGCGTAG
- a CDS encoding aspartate kinase: MKFGGTSMAGIERIRHVARLVERQAADDTQTCVVVSAMAGETDRLVQFCKEAAAHHDPREYDVVVASGEQVTAGLLAMTLQNKGHDARSFMGWQLLEASGVHGNARVEKIESGALDGALLAGTIAVIPGFQGRTEDGRIATLGRGGSDTSAVAIAAGLNADRCDIYTDVTGVYTTDPRIEPTARKLEAVGAEEMLELAGAGAKVLQVRSVGLAIREDMPLMVRSAFEDEPGTTIITNWEETTMERIAISGIAADRGEALVKLEAKDKPGRLAAALRALAAEGLSVDMVAQGSDSLHFTVPKTNLSRALKALEGAKGAIGHTAVTSDDNVAKVSVVGVGIRSNPELAAMVFDVLADRQVPLLAATLSELKASALVPDDQVDVAVRALHAAFELGE, translated from the coding sequence ATGAAGTTCGGAGGCACGTCGATGGCGGGGATCGAACGGATCCGCCATGTCGCGCGTCTCGTCGAACGGCAGGCGGCGGACGACACGCAGACCTGCGTCGTCGTCTCCGCCATGGCGGGCGAGACCGACCGCCTCGTGCAATTCTGCAAGGAAGCCGCCGCGCATCACGACCCGCGCGAATATGATGTCGTCGTCGCCTCTGGCGAACAGGTGACCGCGGGCCTCCTCGCCATGACGCTCCAGAACAAGGGCCATGATGCGCGCAGCTTCATGGGCTGGCAGCTGCTCGAGGCCTCGGGCGTCCACGGCAACGCCCGCGTCGAGAAGATCGAGAGCGGTGCCTTGGACGGCGCGCTGCTCGCGGGCACCATTGCCGTCATCCCGGGATTCCAGGGCCGGACCGAGGACGGGCGCATCGCCACCCTCGGGCGCGGCGGCTCGGACACCAGCGCGGTCGCCATCGCGGCGGGGCTGAACGCCGACCGCTGCGACATCTACACCGACGTCACCGGCGTCTACACCACCGATCCGCGCATCGAACCGACCGCGCGCAAGTTGGAAGCGGTCGGCGCCGAGGAAATGCTCGAGCTGGCGGGCGCGGGCGCGAAGGTGCTGCAGGTCCGCTCGGTTGGCCTCGCCATCCGCGAGGATATGCCGCTCATGGTCCGCTCGGCCTTCGAGGACGAACCGGGCACCACCATCATCACCAATTGGGAAGAGACGACCATGGAACGCATCGCCATCTCGGGCATCGCCGCCGATCGCGGCGAAGCACTGGTGAAGCTCGAAGCCAAGGACAAGCCCGGCCGTCTCGCCGCCGCGCTGCGTGCACTAGCCGCCGAAGGCCTTTCGGTCGACATGGTCGCGCAAGGCTCTGACAGCCTGCACTTCACCGTGCCCAAGACCAATCTTTCGCGCGCCCTCAAGGCCCTTGAAGGCGCGAAGGGTGCCATCGGCCATACCGCCGTCACCAGCGACGACAATGTTGCCAAGGTCAGCGTCGTCGGCGTGGGCATCCGCTCCAATCCCGAGCTTGCCGCCATGGTCTTCGACGTGCTCGCCGACCGACAGGTGCCGCTGCTCGCGGCAACGCTATCCGAACTCAAGGCCAGCGCGCTGGTGCCCGACGACCAGGTCGACGTGGCCGTCCGCGCATTGCACGCCGCATTCGAATTGGGGGAATAA
- a CDS encoding NAD(P)H-dependent flavin oxidoreductase produces MSHDKLDRLMHRGTEFLGTRYAILGGAMSWISERNLVSAISNAGGFGVIACGAMPPELLDKEIAATKAMTDKPFGVNLITMHPQIDDLIDICANHEVGHVVLAGGLPSGKSIDRIKQSGAKLIAFAPALALAKKLKRSGVDALVVEGMEAGGHIGPVSTSVLAQEILPHVAADMPVFVAGGIGRGEAIAAYLEMGAVGVQLGTRFVCATECIAHENFKKMFLRASARDAIPSVQIDPRLPVIPVRALKNRETENFTAKQREVAAKLDSGEVEMAEAQLQIEHYWAGALKRAVIDGDVESGSVMAGQSVGMVKREEPVADIITELVDEAAAALSNRG; encoded by the coding sequence ATGAGCCACGACAAGCTCGATCGACTGATGCACCGCGGCACCGAGTTCCTCGGCACCCGCTACGCCATCCTCGGCGGCGCGATGAGCTGGATCTCGGAGCGCAACCTCGTCTCCGCCATCTCCAACGCCGGCGGCTTCGGCGTCATCGCTTGCGGCGCCATGCCGCCCGAACTCTTGGACAAGGAAATCGCCGCCACCAAGGCGATGACTGACAAGCCGTTCGGCGTGAACCTCATCACCATGCACCCGCAGATCGACGATCTTATCGATATCTGCGCCAACCACGAGGTCGGTCACGTCGTCCTCGCGGGCGGGCTCCCTTCGGGCAAGTCGATCGACCGCATCAAGCAATCGGGCGCCAAGCTCATCGCCTTCGCCCCCGCGCTCGCGCTGGCGAAGAAGCTCAAGCGCTCGGGCGTCGACGCGCTCGTCGTCGAGGGCATGGAAGCGGGTGGCCACATCGGCCCCGTCTCCACCAGCGTGCTCGCTCAAGAAATCCTGCCCCATGTCGCCGCCGACATGCCGGTCTTCGTCGCGGGCGGCATCGGCCGCGGTGAGGCCATCGCCGCCTATCTCGAAATGGGCGCGGTCGGCGTCCAGCTCGGCACCCGCTTCGTCTGCGCGACCGAATGCATCGCGCATGAGAATTTCAAGAAGATGTTCCTGCGCGCCTCGGCCCGCGACGCCATCCCCAGCGTCCAGATCGACCCGCGCCTGCCGGTCATCCCTGTGCGCGCGCTCAAGAATCGCGAGACCGAGAATTTCACCGCCAAGCAGCGCGAAGTCGCCGCCAAACTCGACTCGGGCGAAGTCGAAATGGCCGAAGCCCAGCTTCAGATCGAACATTATTGGGCAGGCGCTTTGAAGCGCGCGGTCATCGACGGCGACGTCGAGAGCGGCAGCGTGATGGCCGGCCAGTCGGTCGGCATGGTCAAGCGCGAGGAACCCGTCGCCGACATCATCACCGAACTGGTCGACGAAGCCGCCGCCGCCCTCTCCAACCGCGGCTAG